A genome region from Pristis pectinata isolate sPriPec2 chromosome 4, sPriPec2.1.pri, whole genome shotgun sequence includes the following:
- the si:dkey-163f14.6 gene encoding uncharacterized protein si:dkey-163f14.6 isoform X5 gives MDEDIQLPDSVPESGLVKSKEMHTEMTKSNSLPNLNTLLSMKKLSGNLLKVQHSNTANGSFVKHVPLAEHRTGAVTNTVLTLQHLPTNQPVISKGAPENNTKGIWNGKTASSNNLFNKGSSEDQVKIQPGSVKSIFAHLDLPSLTRTRLPSTWPLHSMLVTQPTPIPSLQTKSSIEFLQPEPPSRIRLTSSKPPSPSSVYSPSLHQPSKSLLQSNSVTNQSIPSPSPTPNDTSSTPSLKQLSNIFHTSSGRKYSPSPVSMQWTSKSSLLEKQSASASSSRSHTFSMTGRTPYPAPVTLKQYGWLRKTVSGIPEESMGKRVDTTASRKQPQKDEVLFNNDSWQMETFRWFTPVVTVDGTSSKPAALLDENVMSSAFPSSKSLRGVSSQDTIFRGADQLKEGYPTVGLEVTSPTTSLPAWSVADVLLPKTGNDFGSSNLPEATHRQSSISKTTIAVPQHVETLSPQTSRSVSDLSAPEGTRPESQSKSNNEPELLIDKVLSSTEPRVSDIAGKMNRLKNSQFIITMRGTQRNIKQAKSHVPGSIATESASPSINSVAVQAQGKQVTLNGSLAANKRNNLTELSGAHDAEPTEPTLQNNLAEISMVDETVMRQVNLPKTIVCPSPPVPDHGTLYFRNLVRPSPWQYKYYIQYSCTPGYTLVRGDQFSFCQHNGTWSGERPVCADVNECAVGLSHCQQICINTFGSYKCGCHSGFQLSRDGQGCADIDECLDVYSRQTQCEWRCLNIQGSFRCVCPRGYILSDNRYHCEDINECNYKNGGCTQLCINTSGGYLCACREGYILNPYNRKNCQVISVPKAILDNHLYTE, from the exons AGTCAGGTTTGGTGAAGTCCAAAGAGATGCACACTGAGATGACAAAATCAAATTCATTGCCAAACTTGAACACGCTGTTATCAATGAAAAAGCTTTCAGGAAATCTACTTAAAGTTCAACATAGTAATACTGCAAACGGCTCCTTTGTAAAACATGTCCCTCTGGCCGAGCATCGCACTGGCGCTGTTACAAATACTGTATTGACCTTGCAACATCTCCCCACAAACCAACCTGTGATCAGCAAAGGTGCACCTGAAAATAACACCAAAGGTATTTGGAATGGAAAAACTGCCTCCAGTAACAACCTGTTCAACAAAGGATCATCAGAAGACCAGGTAAAGATTCAACCAGGGTCAGTGAAGTCAATATTTGCACATCTGGATTTACCATCGTTGACAAGAACAAGGCTACCATCCACTTGGCCATTGCATTCCATGCTCGTCACACAACCAACTCCCATCCCATCACTGCAGACAAAATCCTCTATAGAATTCCTGCAGCCAGAGCCCCCCTCCAGAATCAGGTTAACATCATCAAAGCCACCTTCACCTTCATCTGTATACTCTCCATCTCTGCACCAACCTTCAAAATCATTACTCCAATCAAATTCTGTAACAAACCAATCAATTCCATCTCCTTCACCAACACCAAATGACACATCATCCACACCCTCACTAAAACAATTATCAAATATTTTCCATACAAGCTCGGGCAGAAAGTACTCTCCATCCCCGGTGTCCATGCAATGGACTTCAAAGTCATCACTTCTTGAAAAACAAAGTGCCTCTGCGTCAAGCAGCAGATCTCATACCTTCTCAATGACTGGAAGGACTCCGTATCCAGCTCCAGTCACACTCAAACAATATGGTTGGCTCAGAAAGACAGTGAGTGGTATCCCTGAAGAATCTATGGGTAAAAGGGTTGACACTACAGCAAGTAGGAAACAGCCTCAGAAGGACGAGGTATTATTTAATAATGACTCATGGCAGATGGAAACATTTCGCTGGTTTACCCCAGTAGTTACAGTTGATGGTACCAGTTCAAAACCTGCAGCCttattggatgaaaatgtaatgaGCTCAGCTTTTCCAAGCTCCAAATCATTGAGAGGGGTGTCTTCTCAAGATACAATTTTCAGAGGAGCAGATCAGCTAAAGGAAGGATATCCAACTGTTGGTCTGGAAGTGACTTCCCCAACTACCTCTCTCCCTGCTTGGTCAGTTGCTGACGTCTTGTTACCTAAGACAGGTAATGACTTTGGAAGCTCGAACCTGCCAGAAGCAACCCATCGGCAGAGCTCTATCTCCAAAACAACCATTGCTGTTCCACAACACGTTGAGACTCTGTCTCCTCAAACAAGTAGATCTGTTAGTGATCTGAGTGCACCTGAAGGTACAAGACCAGAGAGTCAATCGAAGAGCAACAATGAGCCAGAACTTCTGATAGACAAAGTTCTTTCATCGACGGAGCCAAGGGTGTCAGATATTGCTGGAAAAATGAATAGGCTAAAGAATTCCCAGTTTATTATCACAATGAGAGGAACTCAACGCAACATAAAGCAAGCAAAATCACATGTACCTGGATCCATTGCAACAGAAAGCGCAAGTCCTTCAATTAACAGTGTTGCAGTCCAAGCACAGGGTAAGCAGGTCACACTGAATGGGAGTTTGGCAGCTAATAAACGGAACAATCTCACTGAGCTGTCAGGTGCACATGATGCTGAACCAACTGAACCAACTCTGCAAAATAATCTGGCTGAAATTAGTATGGTGGATGAAACAGTCATGCGACAGGTTAACCTACCAAAGACCATTGTGTGCCCCTCGCCACCTGTACCAGATCATGGCACGTTGTACTTTCGTAACTTGGTCAGACCGTCGCCGTGGCAATACAAATACTACATACAGTATTCCTGTACTCCAGGTTATACCCTGGTCCGTGGAGACCAGTTCAGTTTTTGTCAACACAATGGTACGTGGAGCGGAGAGAGACCTGTCTGTGCAG ATGTTAATGAATGTGCTGTTGGACTAAGCCACTGTCAGCAGATCTGCATCAACACCTTTGGGTCTTACAAGTGTGGCTGTCATTCTGGTTTCCAGCTATCTAGGGATGGCCAGGGATGTGCAG ATATTGACGAGTGCCTGGATGTATATAGCAGACAGACCCAATGTGAGTGGAGGTGCTTGAATATCCAGGGCTCCTTCCGTTGTGTTTGTCCACGTGGCTACATACTGAGTGACAACAGGTATCACTGTGAAG ACATCAATGAATGCAACTATAAAAATGGTGGCtgcacccagctctgcatcaatACCAGTGGAGGCTATCTATGTGCTTGTCGAGAAGGTTATATCCTTAATCCTTACAACAGGAAGAACTGTCAGGTTATTAGTGTTCCAAAAGCAATCCTGGACAACCACTTGTACACTGAGTAG
- the si:dkey-163f14.6 gene encoding uncharacterized protein si:dkey-163f14.6 isoform X2, producing MGAVGMRLLFGIFLCSGGGLVLSSCPGLHHMQNGRQFFRYGGIYVTFFCNPGFNRYGYRTSSCVSGRWTRDPPVCVAPGCPDVGSVLHGSSTVHNNNSVVRYMCDPGFRLSGSPVIYCNGNSWNDTQPACEESGLVKSKEMHTEMTKSNSLPNLNTLLSMKKLSGNLLKVQHSNTANGSFVKHVPLAEHRTGAVTNTVLTLQHLPTNQPVISKGAPENNTKGIWNGKTASSNNLFNKGSSEDQVKIQPGSVKSIFAHLDLPSLTRTRLPSTWPLHSMLVTQPTPIPSLQTKSSIEFLQPEPPSRIRLTSSKPPSPSSVYSPSLHQPSKSLLQSNSVTNQSIPSPSPTPNDTSSTPSLKQLSNIFHTSSGRKYSPSPVSMQWTSKSSLLEKQSASASSSRSHTFSMTGRTPYPAPVTLKQYGWLRKTVSGIPEESMGKRVDTTASRKQPQKDEVLFNNDSWQMETFRWFTPVVTVDGTSSKPAALLDENVMSSAFPSSKSLRGVSSQDTIFRGADQLKEGYPTVGLEVTSPTTSLPAWSVADVLLPKTGNDFGSSNLPEATHRQSSISKTTIAVPQHVETLSPQTSRSVSDLSAPEGTRPESQSKSNNEPELLIDKVLSSTEPRVSDIAGKMNRLKNSQFIITMRGTQRNIKQAKSHVPGSIATESASPSINSVAVQAQGKQVTLNGSLAANKRNNLTELSGAHDAEPTEPTLQNNLAEISMVDETVMRQVNLPKTIVCPSPPVPDHGTLYFRNLVRPSPWQYKYYIQYSCTPGYTLVRGDQFSFCQHNGTWSGERPVCADVNECAVGLSHCQQICINTFGSYKCGCHSGFQLSRDGQGCADIDECLDVYSRQTQCEWRCLNIQGSFRCVCPRGYILSDNRYHCEDINECNYKNGGCTQLCINTSGGYLCACREGYILNPYNRKNCQVISVPKAILDNHLYTE from the exons CCCCAGGATGCCCAGATGTTGGGAGTGTTCTACATGGAAGCAGCACTGTGCATAACAACAATTCAGTGGTCAGATACATGTGTGATCCTGGTTTCAGACTGTCTGGATCACCAGTGATCTACTGCAATGGCAACAGCTGGAATGACACCCAACCAGCGTGCGAAG AGTCAGGTTTGGTGAAGTCCAAAGAGATGCACACTGAGATGACAAAATCAAATTCATTGCCAAACTTGAACACGCTGTTATCAATGAAAAAGCTTTCAGGAAATCTACTTAAAGTTCAACATAGTAATACTGCAAACGGCTCCTTTGTAAAACATGTCCCTCTGGCCGAGCATCGCACTGGCGCTGTTACAAATACTGTATTGACCTTGCAACATCTCCCCACAAACCAACCTGTGATCAGCAAAGGTGCACCTGAAAATAACACCAAAGGTATTTGGAATGGAAAAACTGCCTCCAGTAACAACCTGTTCAACAAAGGATCATCAGAAGACCAGGTAAAGATTCAACCAGGGTCAGTGAAGTCAATATTTGCACATCTGGATTTACCATCGTTGACAAGAACAAGGCTACCATCCACTTGGCCATTGCATTCCATGCTCGTCACACAACCAACTCCCATCCCATCACTGCAGACAAAATCCTCTATAGAATTCCTGCAGCCAGAGCCCCCCTCCAGAATCAGGTTAACATCATCAAAGCCACCTTCACCTTCATCTGTATACTCTCCATCTCTGCACCAACCTTCAAAATCATTACTCCAATCAAATTCTGTAACAAACCAATCAATTCCATCTCCTTCACCAACACCAAATGACACATCATCCACACCCTCACTAAAACAATTATCAAATATTTTCCATACAAGCTCGGGCAGAAAGTACTCTCCATCCCCGGTGTCCATGCAATGGACTTCAAAGTCATCACTTCTTGAAAAACAAAGTGCCTCTGCGTCAAGCAGCAGATCTCATACCTTCTCAATGACTGGAAGGACTCCGTATCCAGCTCCAGTCACACTCAAACAATATGGTTGGCTCAGAAAGACAGTGAGTGGTATCCCTGAAGAATCTATGGGTAAAAGGGTTGACACTACAGCAAGTAGGAAACAGCCTCAGAAGGACGAGGTATTATTTAATAATGACTCATGGCAGATGGAAACATTTCGCTGGTTTACCCCAGTAGTTACAGTTGATGGTACCAGTTCAAAACCTGCAGCCttattggatgaaaatgtaatgaGCTCAGCTTTTCCAAGCTCCAAATCATTGAGAGGGGTGTCTTCTCAAGATACAATTTTCAGAGGAGCAGATCAGCTAAAGGAAGGATATCCAACTGTTGGTCTGGAAGTGACTTCCCCAACTACCTCTCTCCCTGCTTGGTCAGTTGCTGACGTCTTGTTACCTAAGACAGGTAATGACTTTGGAAGCTCGAACCTGCCAGAAGCAACCCATCGGCAGAGCTCTATCTCCAAAACAACCATTGCTGTTCCACAACACGTTGAGACTCTGTCTCCTCAAACAAGTAGATCTGTTAGTGATCTGAGTGCACCTGAAGGTACAAGACCAGAGAGTCAATCGAAGAGCAACAATGAGCCAGAACTTCTGATAGACAAAGTTCTTTCATCGACGGAGCCAAGGGTGTCAGATATTGCTGGAAAAATGAATAGGCTAAAGAATTCCCAGTTTATTATCACAATGAGAGGAACTCAACGCAACATAAAGCAAGCAAAATCACATGTACCTGGATCCATTGCAACAGAAAGCGCAAGTCCTTCAATTAACAGTGTTGCAGTCCAAGCACAGGGTAAGCAGGTCACACTGAATGGGAGTTTGGCAGCTAATAAACGGAACAATCTCACTGAGCTGTCAGGTGCACATGATGCTGAACCAACTGAACCAACTCTGCAAAATAATCTGGCTGAAATTAGTATGGTGGATGAAACAGTCATGCGACAGGTTAACCTACCAAAGACCATTGTGTGCCCCTCGCCACCTGTACCAGATCATGGCACGTTGTACTTTCGTAACTTGGTCAGACCGTCGCCGTGGCAATACAAATACTACATACAGTATTCCTGTACTCCAGGTTATACCCTGGTCCGTGGAGACCAGTTCAGTTTTTGTCAACACAATGGTACGTGGAGCGGAGAGAGACCTGTCTGTGCAG ATGTTAATGAATGTGCTGTTGGACTAAGCCACTGTCAGCAGATCTGCATCAACACCTTTGGGTCTTACAAGTGTGGCTGTCATTCTGGTTTCCAGCTATCTAGGGATGGCCAGGGATGTGCAG ATATTGACGAGTGCCTGGATGTATATAGCAGACAGACCCAATGTGAGTGGAGGTGCTTGAATATCCAGGGCTCCTTCCGTTGTGTTTGTCCACGTGGCTACATACTGAGTGACAACAGGTATCACTGTGAAG ACATCAATGAATGCAACTATAAAAATGGTGGCtgcacccagctctgcatcaatACCAGTGGAGGCTATCTATGTGCTTGTCGAGAAGGTTATATCCTTAATCCTTACAACAGGAAGAACTGTCAGGTTATTAGTGTTCCAAAAGCAATCCTGGACAACCACTTGTACACTGAGTAG
- the si:dkey-163f14.6 gene encoding uncharacterized protein si:dkey-163f14.6 isoform X4, translating into MDEDIQLPDSVPAPGCPDVGSVLHGSSTVHNNNSVVRYMCDPGFRLSGSPVIYCNGNSWNDTQPACEESGLVKSKEMHTEMTKSNSLPNLNTLLSMKKLSGNLLKVQHSNTANGSFVKHVPLAEHRTGAVTNTVLTLQHLPTNQPVISKGAPENNTKGIWNGKTASSNNLFNKGSSEDQVKIQPGSVKSIFAHLDLPSLTRTRLPSTWPLHSMLVTQPTPIPSLQTKSSIEFLQPEPPSRIRLTSSKPPSPSSVYSPSLHQPSKSLLQSNSVTNQSIPSPSPTPNDTSSTPSLKQLSNIFHTSSGRKYSPSPVSMQWTSKSSLLEKQSASASSSRSHTFSMTGRTPYPAPVTLKQYGWLRKTVSGIPEESMGKRVDTTASRKQPQKDEVLFNNDSWQMETFRWFTPVVTVDGTSSKPAALLDENVMSSAFPSSKSLRGVSSQDTIFRGADQLKEGYPTVGLEVTSPTTSLPAWSVADVLLPKTGNDFGSSNLPEATHRQSSISKTTIAVPQHVETLSPQTSRSVSDLSAPEGTRPESQSKSNNEPELLIDKVLSSTEPRVSDIAGKMNRLKNSQFIITMRGTQRNIKQAKSHVPGSIATESASPSINSVAVQAQGKQVTLNGSLAANKRNNLTELSGAHDAEPTEPTLQNNLAEISMVDETVMRQVNLPKTIVCPSPPVPDHGTLYFRNLVRPSPWQYKYYIQYSCTPGYTLVRGDQFSFCQHNGTWSGERPVCADVNECAVGLSHCQQICINTFGSYKCGCHSGFQLSRDGQGCADIDECLDVYSRQTQCEWRCLNIQGSFRCVCPRGYILSDNRYHCEDINECNYKNGGCTQLCINTSGGYLCACREGYILNPYNRKNCQVISVPKAILDNHLYTE; encoded by the exons CCCCAGGATGCCCAGATGTTGGGAGTGTTCTACATGGAAGCAGCACTGTGCATAACAACAATTCAGTGGTCAGATACATGTGTGATCCTGGTTTCAGACTGTCTGGATCACCAGTGATCTACTGCAATGGCAACAGCTGGAATGACACCCAACCAGCGTGCGAAG AGTCAGGTTTGGTGAAGTCCAAAGAGATGCACACTGAGATGACAAAATCAAATTCATTGCCAAACTTGAACACGCTGTTATCAATGAAAAAGCTTTCAGGAAATCTACTTAAAGTTCAACATAGTAATACTGCAAACGGCTCCTTTGTAAAACATGTCCCTCTGGCCGAGCATCGCACTGGCGCTGTTACAAATACTGTATTGACCTTGCAACATCTCCCCACAAACCAACCTGTGATCAGCAAAGGTGCACCTGAAAATAACACCAAAGGTATTTGGAATGGAAAAACTGCCTCCAGTAACAACCTGTTCAACAAAGGATCATCAGAAGACCAGGTAAAGATTCAACCAGGGTCAGTGAAGTCAATATTTGCACATCTGGATTTACCATCGTTGACAAGAACAAGGCTACCATCCACTTGGCCATTGCATTCCATGCTCGTCACACAACCAACTCCCATCCCATCACTGCAGACAAAATCCTCTATAGAATTCCTGCAGCCAGAGCCCCCCTCCAGAATCAGGTTAACATCATCAAAGCCACCTTCACCTTCATCTGTATACTCTCCATCTCTGCACCAACCTTCAAAATCATTACTCCAATCAAATTCTGTAACAAACCAATCAATTCCATCTCCTTCACCAACACCAAATGACACATCATCCACACCCTCACTAAAACAATTATCAAATATTTTCCATACAAGCTCGGGCAGAAAGTACTCTCCATCCCCGGTGTCCATGCAATGGACTTCAAAGTCATCACTTCTTGAAAAACAAAGTGCCTCTGCGTCAAGCAGCAGATCTCATACCTTCTCAATGACTGGAAGGACTCCGTATCCAGCTCCAGTCACACTCAAACAATATGGTTGGCTCAGAAAGACAGTGAGTGGTATCCCTGAAGAATCTATGGGTAAAAGGGTTGACACTACAGCAAGTAGGAAACAGCCTCAGAAGGACGAGGTATTATTTAATAATGACTCATGGCAGATGGAAACATTTCGCTGGTTTACCCCAGTAGTTACAGTTGATGGTACCAGTTCAAAACCTGCAGCCttattggatgaaaatgtaatgaGCTCAGCTTTTCCAAGCTCCAAATCATTGAGAGGGGTGTCTTCTCAAGATACAATTTTCAGAGGAGCAGATCAGCTAAAGGAAGGATATCCAACTGTTGGTCTGGAAGTGACTTCCCCAACTACCTCTCTCCCTGCTTGGTCAGTTGCTGACGTCTTGTTACCTAAGACAGGTAATGACTTTGGAAGCTCGAACCTGCCAGAAGCAACCCATCGGCAGAGCTCTATCTCCAAAACAACCATTGCTGTTCCACAACACGTTGAGACTCTGTCTCCTCAAACAAGTAGATCTGTTAGTGATCTGAGTGCACCTGAAGGTACAAGACCAGAGAGTCAATCGAAGAGCAACAATGAGCCAGAACTTCTGATAGACAAAGTTCTTTCATCGACGGAGCCAAGGGTGTCAGATATTGCTGGAAAAATGAATAGGCTAAAGAATTCCCAGTTTATTATCACAATGAGAGGAACTCAACGCAACATAAAGCAAGCAAAATCACATGTACCTGGATCCATTGCAACAGAAAGCGCAAGTCCTTCAATTAACAGTGTTGCAGTCCAAGCACAGGGTAAGCAGGTCACACTGAATGGGAGTTTGGCAGCTAATAAACGGAACAATCTCACTGAGCTGTCAGGTGCACATGATGCTGAACCAACTGAACCAACTCTGCAAAATAATCTGGCTGAAATTAGTATGGTGGATGAAACAGTCATGCGACAGGTTAACCTACCAAAGACCATTGTGTGCCCCTCGCCACCTGTACCAGATCATGGCACGTTGTACTTTCGTAACTTGGTCAGACCGTCGCCGTGGCAATACAAATACTACATACAGTATTCCTGTACTCCAGGTTATACCCTGGTCCGTGGAGACCAGTTCAGTTTTTGTCAACACAATGGTACGTGGAGCGGAGAGAGACCTGTCTGTGCAG ATGTTAATGAATGTGCTGTTGGACTAAGCCACTGTCAGCAGATCTGCATCAACACCTTTGGGTCTTACAAGTGTGGCTGTCATTCTGGTTTCCAGCTATCTAGGGATGGCCAGGGATGTGCAG ATATTGACGAGTGCCTGGATGTATATAGCAGACAGACCCAATGTGAGTGGAGGTGCTTGAATATCCAGGGCTCCTTCCGTTGTGTTTGTCCACGTGGCTACATACTGAGTGACAACAGGTATCACTGTGAAG ACATCAATGAATGCAACTATAAAAATGGTGGCtgcacccagctctgcatcaatACCAGTGGAGGCTATCTATGTGCTTGTCGAGAAGGTTATATCCTTAATCCTTACAACAGGAAGAACTGTCAGGTTATTAGTGTTCCAAAAGCAATCCTGGACAACCACTTGTACACTGAGTAG
- the si:dkey-163f14.6 gene encoding uncharacterized protein si:dkey-163f14.6 isoform X3 — MQNGRQFFRYGGIYVTFFCNPGFNRYGYRTSSCVSGRWTRDPPVCVAPGCPDVGSVLHGSSTVHNNNSVVRYMCDPGFRLSGSPVIYCNGNSWNDTQPACEESGLVKSKEMHTEMTKSNSLPNLNTLLSMKKLSGNLLKVQHSNTANGSFVKHVPLAEHRTGAVTNTVLTLQHLPTNQPVISKGAPENNTKGIWNGKTASSNNLFNKGSSEDQVKIQPGSVKSIFAHLDLPSLTRTRLPSTWPLHSMLVTQPTPIPSLQTKSSIEFLQPEPPSRIRLTSSKPPSPSSVYSPSLHQPSKSLLQSNSVTNQSIPSPSPTPNDTSSTPSLKQLSNIFHTSSGRKYSPSPVSMQWTSKSSLLEKQSASASSSRSHTFSMTGRTPYPAPVTLKQYGWLRKTVSGIPEESMGKRVDTTASRKQPQKDEVLFNNDSWQMETFRWFTPVVTVDGTSSKPAALLDENVMSSAFPSSKSLRGVSSQDTIFRGADQLKEGYPTVGLEVTSPTTSLPAWSVADVLLPKTGNDFGSSNLPEATHRQSSISKTTIAVPQHVETLSPQTSRSVSDLSAPEGTRPESQSKSNNEPELLIDKVLSSTEPRVSDIAGKMNRLKNSQFIITMRGTQRNIKQAKSHVPGSIATESASPSINSVAVQAQGKQVTLNGSLAANKRNNLTELSGAHDAEPTEPTLQNNLAEISMVDETVMRQVNLPKTIVCPSPPVPDHGTLYFRNLVRPSPWQYKYYIQYSCTPGYTLVRGDQFSFCQHNGTWSGERPVCADVNECAVGLSHCQQICINTFGSYKCGCHSGFQLSRDGQGCADIDECLDVYSRQTQCEWRCLNIQGSFRCVCPRGYILSDNRYHCEDINECNYKNGGCTQLCINTSGGYLCACREGYILNPYNRKNCQVISVPKAILDNHLYTE; from the exons CCCCAGGATGCCCAGATGTTGGGAGTGTTCTACATGGAAGCAGCACTGTGCATAACAACAATTCAGTGGTCAGATACATGTGTGATCCTGGTTTCAGACTGTCTGGATCACCAGTGATCTACTGCAATGGCAACAGCTGGAATGACACCCAACCAGCGTGCGAAG AGTCAGGTTTGGTGAAGTCCAAAGAGATGCACACTGAGATGACAAAATCAAATTCATTGCCAAACTTGAACACGCTGTTATCAATGAAAAAGCTTTCAGGAAATCTACTTAAAGTTCAACATAGTAATACTGCAAACGGCTCCTTTGTAAAACATGTCCCTCTGGCCGAGCATCGCACTGGCGCTGTTACAAATACTGTATTGACCTTGCAACATCTCCCCACAAACCAACCTGTGATCAGCAAAGGTGCACCTGAAAATAACACCAAAGGTATTTGGAATGGAAAAACTGCCTCCAGTAACAACCTGTTCAACAAAGGATCATCAGAAGACCAGGTAAAGATTCAACCAGGGTCAGTGAAGTCAATATTTGCACATCTGGATTTACCATCGTTGACAAGAACAAGGCTACCATCCACTTGGCCATTGCATTCCATGCTCGTCACACAACCAACTCCCATCCCATCACTGCAGACAAAATCCTCTATAGAATTCCTGCAGCCAGAGCCCCCCTCCAGAATCAGGTTAACATCATCAAAGCCACCTTCACCTTCATCTGTATACTCTCCATCTCTGCACCAACCTTCAAAATCATTACTCCAATCAAATTCTGTAACAAACCAATCAATTCCATCTCCTTCACCAACACCAAATGACACATCATCCACACCCTCACTAAAACAATTATCAAATATTTTCCATACAAGCTCGGGCAGAAAGTACTCTCCATCCCCGGTGTCCATGCAATGGACTTCAAAGTCATCACTTCTTGAAAAACAAAGTGCCTCTGCGTCAAGCAGCAGATCTCATACCTTCTCAATGACTGGAAGGACTCCGTATCCAGCTCCAGTCACACTCAAACAATATGGTTGGCTCAGAAAGACAGTGAGTGGTATCCCTGAAGAATCTATGGGTAAAAGGGTTGACACTACAGCAAGTAGGAAACAGCCTCAGAAGGACGAGGTATTATTTAATAATGACTCATGGCAGATGGAAACATTTCGCTGGTTTACCCCAGTAGTTACAGTTGATGGTACCAGTTCAAAACCTGCAGCCttattggatgaaaatgtaatgaGCTCAGCTTTTCCAAGCTCCAAATCATTGAGAGGGGTGTCTTCTCAAGATACAATTTTCAGAGGAGCAGATCAGCTAAAGGAAGGATATCCAACTGTTGGTCTGGAAGTGACTTCCCCAACTACCTCTCTCCCTGCTTGGTCAGTTGCTGACGTCTTGTTACCTAAGACAGGTAATGACTTTGGAAGCTCGAACCTGCCAGAAGCAACCCATCGGCAGAGCTCTATCTCCAAAACAACCATTGCTGTTCCACAACACGTTGAGACTCTGTCTCCTCAAACAAGTAGATCTGTTAGTGATCTGAGTGCACCTGAAGGTACAAGACCAGAGAGTCAATCGAAGAGCAACAATGAGCCAGAACTTCTGATAGACAAAGTTCTTTCATCGACGGAGCCAAGGGTGTCAGATATTGCTGGAAAAATGAATAGGCTAAAGAATTCCCAGTTTATTATCACAATGAGAGGAACTCAACGCAACATAAAGCAAGCAAAATCACATGTACCTGGATCCATTGCAACAGAAAGCGCAAGTCCTTCAATTAACAGTGTTGCAGTCCAAGCACAGGGTAAGCAGGTCACACTGAATGGGAGTTTGGCAGCTAATAAACGGAACAATCTCACTGAGCTGTCAGGTGCACATGATGCTGAACCAACTGAACCAACTCTGCAAAATAATCTGGCTGAAATTAGTATGGTGGATGAAACAGTCATGCGACAGGTTAACCTACCAAAGACCATTGTGTGCCCCTCGCCACCTGTACCAGATCATGGCACGTTGTACTTTCGTAACTTGGTCAGACCGTCGCCGTGGCAATACAAATACTACATACAGTATTCCTGTACTCCAGGTTATACCCTGGTCCGTGGAGACCAGTTCAGTTTTTGTCAACACAATGGTACGTGGAGCGGAGAGAGACCTGTCTGTGCAG ATGTTAATGAATGTGCTGTTGGACTAAGCCACTGTCAGCAGATCTGCATCAACACCTTTGGGTCTTACAAGTGTGGCTGTCATTCTGGTTTCCAGCTATCTAGGGATGGCCAGGGATGTGCAG ATATTGACGAGTGCCTGGATGTATATAGCAGACAGACCCAATGTGAGTGGAGGTGCTTGAATATCCAGGGCTCCTTCCGTTGTGTTTGTCCACGTGGCTACATACTGAGTGACAACAGGTATCACTGTGAAG ACATCAATGAATGCAACTATAAAAATGGTGGCtgcacccagctctgcatcaatACCAGTGGAGGCTATCTATGTGCTTGTCGAGAAGGTTATATCCTTAATCCTTACAACAGGAAGAACTGTCAGGTTATTAGTGTTCCAAAAGCAATCCTGGACAACCACTTGTACACTGAGTAG